AATCAGTGATAAAAATTGCTGCCATTGGTACGAAAACAGATCCGATTAGAGTTAAAAAGTTTTCATATTGTTCGATCGGCGTATACATGGCAATCAGCGTTCCGATAATACAAACAGCAATACCTGTTGCTTTGCCGTTCCATTTTGGCCGGATATTCAGCATGCTTTCACTTGCAGAATAGACATCAAGAAATGTCGTGGTGACCGTAGAAAGAATCACAATCAACATGGCGGCAATACCCAACCCTGCATTCATAAGTATCTGCACCACATCAGAACTGCCTGTGAAAATAGCCGCTCCCAAGCCAATTACATACATCGAACAGCTTCCTAAAAAATAGCTCATCGTGCTCACAAAGGTAAATTGAACAGGTCGATCCGTATTTTTGGTGTAGTCGGAGATAAGTGGAAGCCACGATACCGGCATCGCAATAGACAATTCAAGTGCCAGACCGAAACTCATGATCTCATTTGTTTTTAAAAGAACTCCACCTTTAAAGACAATAACACCAAGAATTGCAGTCAGAATAAAAAGTGCGCCAACCGCAACGATGTTCAGCCTGCCAATATTTTGGAGTCCTGCCAGGATCCATATGACTATTAGAAGTCCAATCAATACGCACCAAAGCATATTTCCCGCTAAGCCAAGTTTATCATTGGCAACCGAGCCAAGTGCGTTCGCTCCGCTTAAAATCATAATCGCTGTCCAACCGACCAGCTGCAAAATATTTAAAAAAGAAAAGAAGACCGAACCAAATCTGCCAAAAGAGAGTTCTACGCTTTCCATCGCCGACCTTTTACTTTTAGCACCGATAAGTCCAGTTAAGTACAATAATATACAGCCAATGAAATGCCCTGATACAATTGCAGCCACACCAAGTCTGAGACCAAGCGGCGCAAGCAAGGCGCCCGTTAAAATCTCCGTGATTGAAATGGCAGCACCAAACCACAAAAGAGAGCCGCTTAAAAATGATAGTTTTTTTTCATTCATAAAACCTCCCATAAAAATGTAATGGGATATGCCCTGTAAAGCATATCCCACTCATAATCGAAGTGTTCTCCCTACGTTGGCATTATCCAAATCAGGTTAAGGGTCGAAGCCTTTTGGTTCCTCTCAGCCTGCACACACAAGCTCCCCTGTGATTAATTTTTTTCAGTTTACAACCTTTTCTTAAATGTGTCAATCAAAGAATCTTTATTTTACGACAAAAGCTGTTTCCTTAATGGCTGATCCCTCGTGATATGCCATTTAGAGCTTCTCCGGCTTCATTGATATGAATATTTTCGATCGCAAGGTCACCTAAGGCGATCACCCCGACAATTTGCCCCTGTTTCAGCACCGGAAGACGTTTTACCTGGTATTCTGCCATGACTTCTGCCACAGTATCGATATCCTGCGTTCCATCGATACAGATTGGATCTGCTGTCATGCACTGTTCTGCCGTCGCCTGCTTGACATCCTTGTCCGAAGCGATGACTCTCAGCACAATATCCCGGTCAGTTATAATCCCCAATACTCTTCCTGCCTGAACGACCGGTACCGCACCAATATCTTTATCCCTCATCATTTTGGCTATATCTGGAACCTTGGTTGCCGGGTCCACCCAGCTTACGTCCGTTGACATAATATCCATGACCCGCATATAAAAAAACACCTCCGTTTTTAATATTTCAGCACTAGTCTTTCACTGAAACGAATGAATTATGTCAGCAAATAATCCCTTCCAAAATGTTGATCCCGATTAAATGGAAAACGATTATCTGTATTATCCTTTGTTGTAAAAATAAAAATTATCCCCGATTGACTGGGGATAATTTATATTTTATTGACTGTATTATTGTTGTCTAATGTTATCTATTTATATAATTCATTATTTTTTATTGATGCATTTGATTCATTTTGGTTTTCGGCCATACACGATCGCCACGACACCGCCGACAAGATTTTTATATCCCGTATCCTGAAGTCCGCATTCAGCAAAGATCTGGGCGAGCTGTCGCTGAGATTCAAATTCACAGGCCGAATCAAAAAGATACGTGTATTCTTTTTGTTTTCCGCCGTGGACTTTTCCCAGCCACGGAACGATCTTCTCAAAATACAGCCAGTAAAGCTGTTTGAAAACCGGTATGGTCGGCTTTCCCATATCCAGAGATACGACCATGGAACCAGGTTTGACAACACGAATCATTTCCCGGATTCCGCGGCGAAGATCGGGAAGATTCCTGAGCCCCCAGCCAACGGTTGCTCCGTCAAAACTGTTATCGGTAAAAGGCAGGCTCATCGCATCACCCTGCAAAAGCTCGATGCTCGCTTTATACCGGTCATTTTCGATATTTTTCCGGCCGACAGCCAGCATTTCTTCTGAAAAATCCACCCCTGTAACCCGACCGGAATCCCCGACGGCGGCAGCAATCTCCCTTGTAAGCTTACTGGTCCCGCAGCATAGGTCAATCATCTTCATTCCAGGTTTAGCCTCGACGATTCTGACTGCTTTGGCCCTCCAGGAATTATCCATCCCCATACTCATCAGGGAATTCATCAGATCATATTTCCCGGCAATTGCGTTAAACGTTTCTTTAACGTATTCTGATTTTTCTTTACCTTCAAAATCCATTTTCTCTCTCCTTGTACCATCTTGCCCGGTATACGGTCAGTACTATCATATGATAATCAGCCCAAATTGTCCAATTTTAATGATACGATAAAAAGCAAACATCCATACCTGAAAACTTTTTCGAAATCCTGCGGGGTTCTTTTACCCTCTGGCCTGATATGTTAAAATAGGGTAAGCATCTTTTTCCAGGGAGGATAAGACGAATGTATGAACTAAAAAATTTTAGTGAAGTCATTGTGAAGAAAACATTGGAAGATTATCTGCCCGTCGCCAATATCCCTTGCAAATGCGAACGGTGTCAGGCCGACATAATGGCTTTTGTACTAAACCGCTTCCCCCCGAGATATTATGTTTCCTTAAAAGGCGAAGTCATGACGCACTTTGAATCACAAATGTTTCCGGACAAAGCCCGAGTCTTGGCAGAAGTCGTTGGTGCTGCCCAGATAGTTGCGGCTTTCCCGTCCCATCCGCTTGACCAGAAAGAAGAATAAACCTGCTAAGGGATTGATTGACAGTCGCAAAGGCGCTTCAAATAATATGAGGCGTTTTTGCTTTTGTATGGGTATGGATTTGATTATCGTTATTTACTCTGTTACAATGATTGCGACTTCATAATAAAGCAGGTGATCAGCATGATTTCCGAGTATCAGGGACTTAAGCTCGATCAATTTCAAATGGATGCGATTGAAGCAATTAATCAGGGACATTCCGTCATTGTTTCAGCTCCTACCGGAACAGGGAAAACAATGGTCGCAGATTATCTGGTTGAAAAATCGATTCGGGAAAGCAAACGGATTATTTATACAGCACCGATAAAAGCGTTAAGCAACCAGAAATTTAAAGATTTTTCCCGCCAATTTGGCAGCGAGACCGTCGGGATCATGACCGGGGATGTTGTGATCAATCCTGGCGCCCCGTTGCTGATCATGACCACAGAGATCTTCCGTAATCAGGTCATTACCAATGATCCTGAACTGGAGCACGTTTCCTATATTATCTTTGACGAAATTCACTGGCTCAATGATGAGGACAGAGGTACAGTCTGGGAAGAATCCATCATTCTTGCTCTGCCAAACATTAAGATTCTGGGCTTAAGTGCCACAATTGCCAATGCCGCGGAACTGAAGGGCTGGATTGAGGACATCCGCAAAGACACCGTTGTCTTGATCGAGGAACAGCAAAGGGTTGTTCCTCTGGAATATTATTATTTCTGTCAGGACACCGGTATCATCGGCTATGATGACCTGATCAGGTTCTATTATCAGAAGCTTAAATCCACGGACAGAACCGATAATTCCCCGCTGTTTAAACCTACGTCACATCTTGACCTGATCAAAACTGTTGAGAAACAATATCTTCCTACCCTCTATTTTGTATTCAGCAGAAAGCAATGTGCCGATAAAGCGCATGAACTGGCCAATATCAAAAACTACCTGTCGCCGGAACAAAGCAAAGAAGTGAAAAACATCTTTTTGGAGCATTTTGGTTCTGAAGATACTTGGTCCTCTTCCACACGCAAGTTATTCAGAGTCTGCCGGAAAGGTATTGCCTATCACCATGCCGGGCTGCTGCCTTTGCAGAAATCCGTCGTAGAGGACCTTTTTCTGGCGAAGACGATCTCCGTTCTGTACTGTACCGAGACCTTCAGTGTCGGGATCAACTACCCTGTCAAGGCCGTTTGCTTTGATTCTCTAAACAAATACGACGGACGCAGCTTCAGGGCTCTGGCAAACCACGAATTTTTTCAGATGTCCGGCAGAGCCGGCCGACGCGGTATTGACGAGATCGGTTATTCCTTTGCGATTGTTGATTTGAATTACTTTGAAAAAGAACCGCCGGTAAAATTTGATATTGCCAAGTTAGAACCGTTGACCAGTCAGTTCCGACTTTCCTATAATACAGTTTTGAATCTCCTGGCAACATTATCGTCGGAGCAAATTGAAACCTATTTCAAAAAAAGTTTTGCTGCTCATTCCTATATCTTGACCGCTCAGAAAACGGAAGAAGAGATTCGTCTTCTGTCCGAGCAATCAGCCCAAGCCAAAGAGAACCTCTGTGAGCATGTCGGGACCTATCGGTGTCCGCTGAATTACTACCCGAAAAAGAAAGAATTGGACAGGCTTCATAAAGCCTTTGACAAATTGGACCCGCGACGCCGCAATAAGATTTTCGGTCGTCAGATGTACCGAAAAATTATGAAATGGGAGAAGATCCTTAAGACTGCTCCCCAGAAATGTACCAGAAAACAAAACGATAGCTGTAAATCCTTCGCCGGAAAGTGGATCAACCTTGAAAAAGAAATTTCAAATCTCAAAAATCAATTGTTCTCAATGCCGGATTACAACACCTTTAATTCCGAATTTGAAAGAAAAAAAGCCCTGCTGCAGCAAATGGGTTATATTGAAAATGACATGCTTTTGCCGCGGGGGGAGCTCGCCAGATATATTTATGTACAGGAAATCCTGGTAACCGAATTGATTTACTCAGGGATCATCGAACAGTTGGATGATGAGCAGCTGACCGCGCTGATTTCCTGTATTGATTACGAAAGCAAACGTAATGAGTATTTCCAGAAGTTTGACCAGATTGATTTTAAGCCTGTCAGGGAAATGATGAATTATATTCAGAGCATCTGCGGGCCTGACGCTGTGCGCTTTGAATCCAGAGCGGCCGTCCTTGCGTATCATTGGAGCAAAGGTGCTGCATTAATCGAGCTTCAGCAACTCTGCACCCTGGATGAAGGAGATATTATCGCGGTCTTAAGGCGGACCATCGATTTACTGCGCCAGATGCGGGAAGCCGTAACAGACCACTCACTAAGAGAACGCTTCAGCGCCTGTATCAAAAAACTGGACAGAGATGAGGCTTCGATCCAAGAATTAAATTGAAACGTTTTTCCGTCAAAAAGAGGAGCCATTTTAGGGCTCCTTTTGTTGAGTCTGCCATTTCCGACCGGATTAACCTCAGGCAGACCTTTTTAATTTTGAATCTTTCCTAACCAAACCAATTCTGAAGATTGACTGCCCGACGTTCAGGTTCTTAGGACCAGCGGTATTCAGCCAAATACCACTCCTGCAAGAAATTGCTCGTTTACTGCTATTAATTACTCCCAGCCGCTTAAGTACTTCCTGACCGCCTGACATACCTCCTTTCAATCTTCCTGTCCTGACTTGGGCCTTTTTTCTGTTCCAGGCGATCTGGTCGCCAACCGTGACAACGCATTGTCATAAGTCATTCAGAAAAAGGCTTTACGCTAACGTTAGAGATATTCTCTTTTTTGCTTTAAATTCCTTGGTCAAATAGTTTCATATTGTTTCTAAGTTTGTCGAAACGGAAAGGGCCTTGTTACTACTATGACCTCCTCATAAAATTTCGAGTTTCCGGGACTTCAGATTAAGTTCTTGCCTATGACCTTTTCAATGAATACGCTGACAATCTGCGGATCAAACTGTGTGCCGGAACATTGTAATATTTCATTGATCGCTTCTTCATTACTTAATGCTTTTCTATATGATCTTTCAACTGTCATCGCATCATACGCGTCAGCAATGGCTATAATCCTTGCTTGTAATGAAATCTCTTCCCCTTTAATGCCCCTGGGGTATCCTTGTCCTCCCCACCTTTCATGATGCTCGAGAACAAAATTGGCTATCTCCGAAAATTCATTGACTGAGCTTAATATCCGGTAGCCTATTTCAGAGTGTCTCATGATTTCATTCCATTCATCCTGATTTAATTGCCGAGGCTTATTCAGGATTTTTTCGTCAATTCCTATTTTCCCTATATCATGCATCAATCCGGCTATTCTAACCTGGCTGATATCATTTTTATCAAAATGCATCTTTGTTGCAATCGCCGCACAGATTTCTCCAACCCTTTTCGAATGTAACATTTCCCTACTGCTTTTTTCATATAGCGTATTCATAATCAGGTCTATTGTTTTACTCCTCGTGCTCATGCTGTCGGAGAGTTTGTGCCTATACATCTGATCTTCCGTATTTTTTAGTATCTCCTGGATATCTTCTTCCTTACTTATCTTTGTTTTATACCCAAAGGAAATCGAAATATCAATAGATCCAGCTTTTTCTCCTGAGGAAAGGTCCCTGATCCGGGTGAGTATTTTCTCCGTTTCAATCGCATCCGTTTTCGGCAATAGAATAATAAATTCGTCCCCGCCTAGCCTAGCAACGATCTCGTCAGCACGGCATCCCTTCCTCAGTACTTTAGCCACTTTTTTTAAAAGCTTATCGCCCATGGCATGCCCAAAGGAATCATTAATAAGTTTTAATCCGTTGACATCACCCATCACAATGGTTAGCGGAAGATTTCTTTCTGTATCGAGTCTCTTTAATTCTTCTTCGTAAAATCTTCGGTTATACAGTCCGGTAAGTTGATCATGATAACTCAAGTATTTAATTTCTTCCATTTTTTGTTTTTTCTCGGAAAAATCTCTGAATACTAAGACCACACCTATGATTTCTCCGTTTTCTTGCACAATAGGTGCGGCACTGTCTTCAATAAACCGCTCAGTACCGTCTTTTGAAATCAATATGGTATGGTTAGCCGATTCGATGGTCTTTCCGCTTTCAAGTACTTTTTTAATTATGTTTTTGCACTTACTTCTGGTAATCTCATTAATAATATTAAATACTTCTTCATATGGTTCTCCTCTTGCCTCATCTTGCGTCCATCCTGTTAAGAATTCCGCAACCCTATTAATAAATACAATATTACCTTTATCATCCGTGGAAATGACTCCGTCTCCCACAGAAATCAGCGTTGTTTCTAAAAGATTTTTTTCCTTTGCAAGAGCTGTTTCAAGCCTTCTGCGGTCGGTGATATCGCGAAAAGTCCATATCCTCCCATAGTATTTCCCTTCCTTGTCCATCACAGGCGCAGAATGTCTGTCCAGAATCATCCCGCTTTTTAATTCAATCTCGTCACGGCTAGTCTCGTTGATGTGATCATAAAGATATGTCACTTTTTCTAAAAATCGTTCAGGATCCCTGGTCAAGCTAACAACATGCTTAAGCAGTAAAGTATCATCTTCGTCATCAATAATATATTGGGGGACATTG
Above is a genomic segment from Dehalobacter sp. 12DCB1 containing:
- a CDS encoding late competence development ComFB family protein gives rise to the protein MYELKNFSEVIVKKTLEDYLPVANIPCKCERCQADIMAFVLNRFPPRYYVSLKGEVMTHFESQMFPDKARVLAEVVGAAQIVAAFPSHPLDQKEE
- a CDS encoding CBS domain-containing protein — protein: MRVMDIMSTDVSWVDPATKVPDIAKMMRDKDIGAVPVVQAGRVLGIITDRDIVLRVIASDKDVKQATAEQCMTADPICIDGTQDIDTVAEVMAEYQVKRLPVLKQGQIVGVIALGDLAIENIHINEAGEALNGISRGISH
- a CDS encoding HD domain-containing phosphohydrolase, with the protein product MNDNFYKQIVQESPIGYAYHRIICKDDGIPCDYEFIEVNSAFETFTGLKGSEIIGKKITDILKDIRDNAFDWITYYGEIAINGGKKEFEQFSESLNRWYRVNVYSPEKYYFITLFIDISAQQQQLMDIIEFLPDATLAVNKDKQIIIWNKAIEKMTGIPASEMIGKGDYAYSIPFYGQARPQLMDLVFTDSEEIKTQYFNLTSQENNYMAEAFCPALYNKGSWVSIKVSPLHDLSGNIIGAIESIRDINENKQAEATMKFKTAFLEAQTNASLDGILVVDENHTRMLTNHRMFELFNVPQYIIDDEDDTLLLKHVVSLTRDPERFLEKVTYLYDHINETSRDEIELKSGMILDRHSAPVMDKEGKYYGRIWTFRDITDRRRLETALAKEKNLLETTLISVGDGVISTDDKGNIVFINRVAEFLTGWTQDEARGEPYEEVFNIINEITRSKCKNIIKKVLESGKTIESANHTILISKDGTERFIEDSAAPIVQENGEIIGVVLVFRDFSEKKQKMEEIKYLSYHDQLTGLYNRRFYEEELKRLDTERNLPLTIVMGDVNGLKLINDSFGHAMGDKLLKKVAKVLRKGCRADEIVARLGGDEFIILLPKTDAIETEKILTRIRDLSSGEKAGSIDISISFGYKTKISKEEDIQEILKNTEDQMYRHKLSDSMSTRSKTIDLIMNTLYEKSSREMLHSKRVGEICAAIATKMHFDKNDISQVRIAGLMHDIGKIGIDEKILNKPRQLNQDEWNEIMRHSEIGYRILSSVNEFSEIANFVLEHHERWGGQGYPRGIKGEEISLQARIIAIADAYDAMTVERSYRKALSNEEAINEILQCSGTQFDPQIVSVFIEKVIGKNLI
- a CDS encoding DEAD/DEAH box helicase, yielding MISEYQGLKLDQFQMDAIEAINQGHSVIVSAPTGTGKTMVADYLVEKSIRESKRIIYTAPIKALSNQKFKDFSRQFGSETVGIMTGDVVINPGAPLLIMTTEIFRNQVITNDPELEHVSYIIFDEIHWLNDEDRGTVWEESIILALPNIKILGLSATIANAAELKGWIEDIRKDTVVLIEEQQRVVPLEYYYFCQDTGIIGYDDLIRFYYQKLKSTDRTDNSPLFKPTSHLDLIKTVEKQYLPTLYFVFSRKQCADKAHELANIKNYLSPEQSKEVKNIFLEHFGSEDTWSSSTRKLFRVCRKGIAYHHAGLLPLQKSVVEDLFLAKTISVLYCTETFSVGINYPVKAVCFDSLNKYDGRSFRALANHEFFQMSGRAGRRGIDEIGYSFAIVDLNYFEKEPPVKFDIAKLEPLTSQFRLSYNTVLNLLATLSSEQIETYFKKSFAAHSYILTAQKTEEEIRLLSEQSAQAKENLCEHVGTYRCPLNYYPKKKELDRLHKAFDKLDPRRRNKIFGRQMYRKIMKWEKILKTAPQKCTRKQNDSCKSFAGKWINLEKEISNLKNQLFSMPDYNTFNSEFERKKALLQQMGYIENDMLLPRGELARYIYVQEILVTELIYSGIIEQLDDEQLTALISCIDYESKRNEYFQKFDQIDFKPVREMMNYIQSICGPDAVRFESRAAVLAYHWSKGAALIELQQLCTLDEGDIIAVLRRTIDLLRQMREAVTDHSLRERFSACIKKLDRDEASIQELN
- the cytX gene encoding putative hydroxymethylpyrimidine transporter CytX, with translation MNEKKLSFLSGSLLWFGAAISITEILTGALLAPLGLRLGVAAIVSGHFIGCILLYLTGLIGAKSKRSAMESVELSFGRFGSVFFSFLNILQLVGWTAIMILSGANALGSVANDKLGLAGNMLWCVLIGLLIVIWILAGLQNIGRLNIVAVGALFILTAILGVIVFKGGVLLKTNEIMSFGLALELSIAMPVSWLPLISDYTKNTDRPVQFTFVSTMSYFLGSCSMYVIGLGAAIFTGSSDVVQILMNAGLGIAAMLIVILSTVTTTFLDVYSASESMLNIRPKWNGKATGIAVCIIGTLIAMYTPIEQYENFLTLIGSVFVPMAAIFITDYFILKKRDDVKKLNLVNSCLWIVGFIIYRFFLNIDTVLGSTVPVVLIMMCLCILTNKMGITNNRNINKQK
- a CDS encoding demethylmenaquinone methyltransferase, producing MDFEGKEKSEYVKETFNAIAGKYDLMNSLMSMGMDNSWRAKAVRIVEAKPGMKMIDLCCGTSKLTREIAAAVGDSGRVTGVDFSEEMLAVGRKNIENDRYKASIELLQGDAMSLPFTDNSFDGATVGWGLRNLPDLRRGIREMIRVVKPGSMVVSLDMGKPTIPVFKQLYWLYFEKIVPWLGKVHGGKQKEYTYLFDSACEFESQRQLAQIFAECGLQDTGYKNLVGGVVAIVYGRKPK